A stretch of DNA from Primulina eburnea isolate SZY01 unplaced genomic scaffold, ASM2296580v1 ctg1064_ERROPOS200000, whole genome shotgun sequence:
TGAATAAATTCTGGCATTGACATCTGTCTTTCTCCTACATCTTCCCAGCATATcggagatctacattttctaCCGTACaaggcttcaaatggtgccattccgatggttgcttggaagctgttattgtaagatAATTCAACAAGTGACAATGATTCCTGCCAACCACCCCTGAAATCCATCACGACTGCTCGCAACATGTCCTCGAGTGTCTGAATGGTCctttcagactgaccatctgtctgtgggtgatatgcagtactcatcgCCAACTTTGAACCCAATGCTGATtgcaaactaccccaaaacttcgaagcaaacctgggatcacgatctgatactatggttacaggcacaccatgcaatctcaccACATGATCGATGTACATTTTCGCCATTTTCTTATAAGTACAAGTACGATCATAAGGAATAAAATAGGCTgatttagataatctatccacaatcacccaaatcgcatcacaaccacgATTAGAACGAGGTAGGTGTGTCataaaatccatagcaatatgctcCCAATTCCACTGTGGCACTTCAAGACTATGTAACATACCACCAGGTCTCATTCTCTCAGTTTTAACCTGTTGGCACGTCAAACATCTAGCAACAAAGTCAGAAATctccttcttcataccttccCACCAATAATGAGATTTCAAGATATGGTACATCTTTCTGATTCCAGGATGAACACTGTGCCGACTACAATGAGCTTCACGAAGTATAGATTCTTTCAAATCTATCAAATTCGGAACCACAAGTCTACCATGATAGCGCAGACATCCATCTGAAGCAACACTGAACTTGTCAGATTGACCTGTCtgagtcaattctttcaatctatgaacatgcggatcagttctctgtgctgctttgattttagaaacAATCTGTGGTTCAACTTGAATAGATGAAACTATAAAGTAGTCGCCCTTAGACTGATAAGTCCATCCTGAAGTTCCCAAATTCTCATGAACCTTTGAAATAGTCAAAGATGTCAACATTTTAGGCTGAACCTTTCTGCTCAGAGCATCTGCAACTTGATTCATTTGCCCTGGCTGgtactgaatctcacaatcaaagtccttaAGCAATTCCAACCAtcgacgttgtctcatattcaagtcAGACTGTGTGaaaagatacttcagactcttgtgatcagaataaatcacaaactgttctccgtacagataatgacgccatatcttcaatgcaaacacaatggcagctaactccaaatcatgaactggatatcgagtctcatgtggcttcaactgacgagatgcatatgcaatcactCGCCCATTTTGCATCAAAACATAACCCAGTCCATTTAGAGAAGCATCTGTACAGACAACAAATCCACCTGAGCCTGAAGGCAAAGCTAGCACCGGAGATGTGGTCAACTTTTCTTTCAAAGTCCGAAAACTAGACTCACATTCTGCAGTCCACACAAAACGTCGAtctttctgtgtcaactgggtcatAGGCCTAGCTATTCtagaaaatccttcaatgaaACGCCTATAATACCCAGCTAATCCCAAAAAGCTTCGAATTTCAGACACATTGGTTGGTTTAGGCCAATTGATAACAGCTTCGACTttactaggatcaacagatactCCTTGTGCAGATATAACATGGCCTAAAAATAATACTctgtccaaccagaactcacacttagaaaatttggcatacaactgcgcTTCTCTGAGTGTTTGGAGAACTAGTGTCAAATGTTTTTCGTGCTCTTTCTTtgacttggaataaatcaagatatcatcaataaaaacgatAACGAATTTATCGATGAATTCTCGGAATACACGgttcataaaatccataaacactgCGGGTGCAttagtcaaaccgaaaggcacaACTaagaattcatagtgtccataacgTGTCCAAAACGCTGTCTTaggaacatcttcctctcggactctgagctgatgatagccggaacgaagatcaatcttagaatatacagaagtaccctgcaactgatcaaacaagtcgtcaATACGCGGCAGAGGATActtatttttcacagtagcccggttcaactgccgataatcgacGCACATTCTCATCgttccgtctttcttctttacaaacaatactggagctccccaaggtgacatactgggtctgatatatcctttCTCCAGTAAATCTTGAAGctgttctttgagttctttcaactctgtcGGAGCTAAACGATATGGTGCTCTAGAAATAGGATTTGtccctggcatcaattcaatgctaagATCTATTTCCCTTTGAGGCGGAAAACCTGGAATttcatcaggaaatacatctggaAAATCCTTGACAACGGGAATGTCTGAAACTTTCAATTGTTCTTCCCGTGTTGCATCAAGAGTATAGATCAAAAATCCTTCATTGCCGATTGACAACAACCTGAACATTTCCATTGCAGATACTAATGGAATTCGAGACTGTGAATCATACCCGTAAAAGTTCCATTTGCTGCCATAATACGGtctaaatctgacaactccatggaaacaatccacagtagctcgataATTCGTCAATATATCCATACCGAGGATACAGTCGAAATCAGACATGGCTAACttgattagattagttatcataatattattctcaaatctaatcacacaatttAGAACTATCTCACGAGACATCAAGTATACACCGGCAGGAGTAGCCACAGACACAGTATCCAACAACGGAATAGTAGCAATCTCAAGCTCATCAACAAATGCAGCAGATaaaaatgaatgagatgctcctgtgtctatcaatatacgtgcaggataatcgaaAACAtagcaaatacctgcaataactCCGCCTGGTGCATCCTGGGCCTGGTCCTGAGTCAAAGCATGGACTTGAGCTTGCTGCGGCCCTGGAAATGGCTGCTGAATAGGACCTCTAGGAGGTGGATAACCGGATTGCTGAAATGACTGGGTAGGAGCATATGGTCTAAAGACTGGTCCACGGAGAACTTGTCCAGACTGTTGTGGCTGAAATTGCTGTCTTTGTGCATTAGGGCATACTCTGGAAAAATGCCCAACTTGACCACAAACGTAACAAGATCCCTGTACTCCTACACATTGGGAACTAAAATGTCGACCACCACATCGGTCACAATGCACAGTGCTAGACGACCCAACCGAACCTCCTCCTCGTGCACTTCCTGAACTGGAAGAGCTGGATTGAGACttcttcttgaattgctttccttttACCTTGTACCTCTGCTGTTTGGGTTGTTGGTATGACTGTACAGGCTGATATGGAGGTAAATCCACTGGCATTGACATACTACTACCAGATCCCTGAGAACCAGATGATGGACCTGGCTGTGGGTCTCCTCTAAGCAAACTTGCTTCAATTTTCCTCGCCTTTTCCACTGCTTGAATATACGTATTAGGCGATCCAGTCATTACCAAAGTATGAACAGTCCGTTGCAACCCATGCAGAAAACGTGATAGTTTAGCCTGATCATTCCTAGCAACATGTGGAACATAGGGCAAAAAAAGCAGAAAACTGTGAAGCATATTCCACAACTGATTTGTTTCCCTGCACCAACTGATTGAACTCTTCTTCTTTAGCAGCATAATATGACGGTGGTGCATATTCTTGGTTAAAGTGAGCACGAAAtgcatcccaagtaataatttcaCCAGAGTCCTTCATTGCTTCCTCTGTGGCTTCCCACCAGAGTTGTGCTCGGTCTTTCAGTTGGTAGATGGCAAGCTTCAATTTAATATCTTGGGAATACTCCATCAAATTAAATAGATGATTTATGCTTTTCAGCCAGCCTGCTGCTTTTTCTCCGCTCTCGTTGCCAAAGAATTTTGGAGGACGTAATTCTTGGAACTGCGAAATTATTAACTGCATTCCTCCAACTTTCTGTGTCAGCTGTTCCACTTCTTGCTCAATCACTGCCTGTCTAGCTCCAGGTCTTTCAGGTCGAGGAGGTTCTTGGTACACTTCTTCTTCAATGTTTTGAGCGACTTGTCCTCGAGGTCGACCACGTCTACCTCTAATGATATCAGCAAGTCCTCGAACATTTTGTGCCTCAGATTCTTGCGCTATTTCCTTCCCTTTTCTACCTCTTCCTCCAGGTGCCATTCTACAAGACACGAGGATTAAATACACAGGCAGATAGCAGGTAAAAGAAATTAATAGGCAATTTCTAAACTACATATCATGCCTAATCAGCTAATCGTCAGACAAATTCAAAGAAATCACAccaaataattcaaataagagCAAATAGTCAAACACATGCACAATCATGTTATTTGTGTCTAGACTCAAGTGCTCTAGACTCAAATTCGAGCATATCCCagttacgctctgataccaactgtgggggcccgtgctcctgattaacgtttaatgaccaaacaaccaggatttattaacgtaaacagcgaaagcgattaaaaattttccattttgggcctacaaaaatttcggcatgacctattcgtaaataggatatcccaaaaaaaatcaaaacatcacaaacaatatttatatactcgaaataaaGTCACAACATCAATTCACAACCTATAGGCGCACTGGCCGGGACTAAACACGTGCAGAGCCGGCAAGGCTCGATCACACAACTATCCATTCAAAACATCGTAAAACAACAGTACAGCtacacggggcatctccccggtaaatgtatgactccataatatagtgtatatatatatctgggaAACTCTCAACCACGACTCGACGACTGGGCACCACTacctgacgctccaccagacgcgtcaaatcctcctggataacctgctatggcatcaaaaacaaccacagcataaaagaaacgaggggtcgggccccagtacgacgaaccagtaatattacgacaaatataactgacatgaaataaaatcaagtacaATGCGATGCGATGCAATGTAATGCAATGCGTGAAAGgtaacaacaaaataatggatACCAAAGCGGAGTCCAAATGAAACGCAACAGCAACAagaacagtggccacccgtgccaggacTGCAGCAACGTAATAGCATGCCGCCGCTCATCCATGCACGTTACATCGAGGGTCCGGTAGCGACCCGGTCAGTCCTCGAGCAGTCATCAGGAGAGTGctaatcctatcactcgttCCATCGATAAGATGTCAGGAGTGATCTATCCTATCACGCGCTCCATAGATGACGCAACATCTCAACAGATCAGCAATGATAGCAATCAACGGAGTCAAGGCTCGAAATGCTATGtatcaactcaaataaaatGCATGAGTGCAATCACGTATTCACAGAAGCACATAAAGCACGCCACAACTCATTACAATATACTTAACGTCATTCCACATCGCTATAGACGTCATAAGAAAACGGTTCATACGTACCTCAACTGACTTTAATTTACCACAAAATCTTAAATATTTCTCGAACACTCCAATCCTGTGGCaaataatacatttcatatcaagttccatttatttttccaatattcactaatttagcctaaaattccaaaaacccataatttaggctttacaATTTCTAAAACTCAACGCAAAGtcaaatataatgatttatttaacttaaatctCTCAATACCGGACAACTTGAACTTTCGAAAATTCGATCATATCGAATCTGAAATTTTTCGATATTTACTAGGAATTtccaaaatgttcattttttatttctaaTGCTATAAACACATCCCAATAACGATTTAACATTCACAATTcataaattcccaaattaataggctaaattcgaaatattatctaaataaatttcgaaaattagctTAATACCTCCAATCGGCTCCGATATAGCACCTACAATCAATAttccaatatatattaattattggaACTCGAATTATTCAAAATACCCAAAATTCGAAAACCCTAaaatctgaatttttttttacctcAAACACTTCAAATCTCGTGTACAACAATACAATCAGTTGTCCAAGCTCGAAATAACACTAAATAAAAGCGAAGAGCAAAAATTCGAACAAGCCACGACCGAAGGGTTCGAACAGGGTTGTGGAAAAACCTTGCAAAATGGGTATCAATAGGTAGCCCTTGTCGAGAGGAgttcaaatatatatttattgaaaTTTTTCGGCGACCGGTGAGGCCACAATCGGCGGTCAAAGTGACGAAAATGgttgaagaaatgaagaacagAAAGTTAC
This window harbors:
- the LOC140820458 gene encoding uncharacterized protein isoform X1 yields the protein MHFVLTLTKNMHHRHIMLLKKKSSISWCRETNQLWNMLHSFLLFLPYVPHVARNDQAKLSRFLHGLQRTVHTLVMTGSPNTYIQAVEKARKIEASLLRGDPQPGPSSGSQGSGSSMSMPVDLPPYQPVQSYQQPKQQRYKVKGKQFKKKSQSSSSSSGSARGGGSVGSSSTVHCDRCGGRHFSSQCVGVQGSCYVCGQVGHFSRVCPNAQRQQFQPQQSGQVLRGPVFRPYAPTQSFQQSGYPPPRGPIQQPFPGPQQAQVHALTQDQAQDAPGGVIAAGYPGGFDASGGASGSGAQSSSRG
- the LOC140820458 gene encoding uncharacterized protein isoform X2, with protein sequence MHFVLTLTKNMHHRHIMLLKKKSSISWCRETNQLWNMLHSFLLFLPYVPHVARNDQAKLSRFLHGLQRTVHTLVMTGSPNTYIQAVEKARKIEASLLRGDPQPGPSSGSQGSGSSMSMPVDLPPYQPVQSYQQPKQQRYKVKGKQFKKKSQSSSSSSGSARGGGSVGSSSTVHCDRCGGRHFSSQCVGVQGSCYVCGQVGHFSRVCPNAQRQQFQPQQSGQVLRGPVFRPYAPTQSFQQSGYPPPRGPIQQPFPGPQQAQVHALTQDQAQDAPGGVIAGYPGGFDASGGASGSGAQSSSRG